Proteins from a single region of Halorubrum sp. 2020YC2:
- a CDS encoding GNAT family N-acetyltransferase — protein MGDLDYRPFPEERDDEFSAFMRYAFSPERGPYDPEADDDDREHLAAYRGLFDGEEAVAVCGHHDFALRIRGRDRDAAGLSAVASPPEHRRQGHVERLLRESLTEYRGDDVRFSVLWPFEHPFYRRYGWETVSRYRSVKAPPEQLAFAAEASGGTDGAGEFRRLDADDYDAAADLLAATADRYDFTMARTAAWWRERTLRGWQTDPFVYGLERDGDLRALLSYTFTGRDEGDGTAMVVSDAAVRDPAAWDEVFRFCRDHDSQVERVRLRLPVDVSLLDRVDDPRAVTEEVRAGPMFRLVDAAAALAAVDPDPALEARFTLAVDDPLVDWHDRPIRVAVADGAVDAERVDAGSDPGASARDDADVTAGVGALSQLYAGYRDVDDLRAHAALDVDDEAGEGLATDLAALFPPRRTFLREGF, from the coding sequence ATGGGCGACCTCGACTACCGACCCTTCCCCGAGGAGCGAGACGACGAGTTCAGCGCGTTCATGCGGTACGCCTTCTCTCCCGAGCGGGGGCCGTACGACCCCGAGGCCGACGACGACGACCGCGAGCACCTCGCGGCGTACCGCGGGCTGTTCGACGGCGAGGAGGCCGTCGCGGTGTGCGGCCACCACGACTTCGCGCTCCGGATCCGCGGGCGGGACCGCGACGCGGCCGGCCTCTCCGCCGTCGCCTCCCCGCCGGAACACCGACGACAGGGGCACGTCGAGCGGCTCCTCCGCGAGTCGCTCACCGAGTATCGAGGCGACGACGTGCGCTTCTCCGTGCTGTGGCCCTTCGAGCACCCGTTTTACCGCCGATACGGCTGGGAGACGGTGAGCCGGTACCGATCGGTGAAAGCCCCGCCCGAACAGTTGGCGTTCGCGGCCGAGGCGAGCGGCGGGACCGACGGCGCGGGCGAGTTCCGGCGGCTCGACGCCGACGACTACGACGCGGCCGCCGACCTCCTCGCCGCGACCGCGGACCGGTACGACTTCACGATGGCGCGGACGGCGGCGTGGTGGCGCGAGCGCACCCTCCGCGGGTGGCAGACCGACCCGTTCGTCTACGGCCTCGAACGCGACGGCGACCTGCGCGCGCTGCTGTCGTACACGTTCACCGGGCGCGACGAGGGCGACGGGACGGCGATGGTCGTCTCCGACGCCGCCGTCCGTGATCCGGCCGCGTGGGACGAGGTGTTCCGGTTCTGTCGGGACCACGACTCGCAGGTCGAGCGCGTCAGGCTCCGGCTCCCGGTCGACGTGAGCCTCCTCGACCGGGTCGACGACCCGCGGGCGGTGACCGAGGAGGTCCGCGCCGGCCCGATGTTCCGCCTCGTCGACGCGGCCGCGGCGCTGGCGGCGGTAGACCCCGACCCCGCCCTCGAAGCCCGGTTCACCCTCGCGGTCGACGACCCCCTCGTCGACTGGCACGACCGACCGATCCGGGTGGCCGTCGCGGACGGCGCGGTCGACGCCGAGCGGGTCGACGCCGGGAGCGACCCCGGAGCGTCCGCCCGCGACGACGCCGACGTGACCGCGGGGGTCGGCGCGCTCTCGCAGCTGTACGCGGGGTACCGCGACGTCGACGACCTCCGGGCGCACGCCGCGCTGGACGTCGACGACGAGGCCGGCGAGGGCCTCGCGACCGACCTCGCCGCCCTCTTCCCGCCGCGGCGGACGTTCCTTCGCGAGGGATTCTGA
- a CDS encoding sugar phosphate isomerase/epimerase produces the protein MDIGLTVGDDLDRLAASPARFDFCELGIGEPTLVPGEVDPERLADALAGRDLLVHLPYGQRLATYVPEVNDAIVAYQRRLLEAAGDLGAEKAVLHATSADRDDVEFRETAADQLRRVAAAGREAGVEVVVENVGHQHAGLQLSVLGDLARETDTPVCFDIGHAYMEGGNKAIRRFLRSHGDRVSHLHCHDVRRRGDTHLPVGAGEVDYDLVASELDGFDGTVALEVFTDDETLLVDSAERVAGRLGASF, from the coding sequence ATGGACATCGGTCTCACCGTCGGCGACGACCTCGACCGGCTCGCGGCGTCGCCCGCGCGGTTCGACTTCTGTGAACTCGGGATCGGCGAGCCGACGCTCGTGCCGGGCGAGGTCGACCCGGAGCGGCTCGCGGACGCGCTCGCCGGCCGCGACCTGCTCGTCCACCTCCCGTACGGCCAGCGGCTGGCGACGTACGTCCCGGAGGTGAACGACGCCATCGTCGCCTACCAGCGGCGGCTCCTCGAAGCGGCCGGCGACCTCGGCGCCGAGAAGGCGGTCCTCCACGCCACCTCGGCCGACCGCGACGACGTGGAGTTCCGGGAGACCGCGGCCGACCAGCTCCGACGGGTCGCGGCGGCCGGCCGCGAGGCGGGCGTCGAGGTCGTCGTCGAAAACGTCGGCCACCAGCACGCGGGGCTTCAGCTCTCCGTCCTCGGTGACCTCGCCCGCGAGACGGACACCCCGGTCTGCTTCGATATCGGTCACGCGTACATGGAGGGCGGCAACAAGGCGATACGGCGGTTCCTCCGGAGCCACGGCGACCGGGTCTCGCACCTCCATTGTCACGACGTCCGCCGCCGCGGCGACACGCACCTTCCGGTGGGCGCCGGCGAGGTCGACTACGACCTCGTCGCGTCCGAGCTCGACGGGTTCGACGGGACGGTCGCCCTCGAGGTGTTCACCGACGACGAGACGCTCCTCGTCGACTCCGCCGAGCGCGTCGCCGGCCGGCTCGGCGCGTCGTTTTGA